The nucleotide sequence AATTGCTGGCAGAGTTGGTTTGCTCCAACTCCCTGCGTTCCAATGCCCAGGATTCGGCAGTGGGCCTGCTCAAAGAGGAGATGCGGCGCTTTGACTCGTTGATTATGCGGGCTGCAGAGGCAACGGCAGTGCCTGCCGGGGCTGCCCTGGCTGTGGATCGCCAGGAATTTGCTGCCTTTGTCTCCCAGGTAGTAGAAGAGCATCCTCAGATTAGGGTGATCCGGGAAGAGGTGACCAGCTTACCCGAGCAGGGTTGCCCGGTTATTTTGGCCACAGGCCCCTTGACCTCTGAGGCCATGACCGCAGCCCTGGTTGAATTGACCGGTGAGCAGCACCTGGCCTTTTATGATGCCATTGCCCCTATCGTGGCGGCAGATTCCCTGGATATGGATATTATTTATCAAAAATCCCGCTGGGATGATGAGGGGCCTGGGGATTACCTGAATTGTCCTATGAGTGAAGAGCAGTATCAAAACTTTATTGCTCTGTTGGGATCAGCACAGACGGTGCCGCTGAAGTCTTTCGAAAAGGCCAAATATTTTGAGGGCTGTTTGCCTATCGAGGTCATGTGCGAGCGGGGCGTGGAAACCCTGCGTTTTGGTCCCATGAAACCGGTGGGTCTGGATCATCCGAAGACCGGGGCAAAGGCCCATGCTGTTGTCCAGTTACGGGCGGAAAACCGGGCCAAAACTATGTATAATCTGGTGGGATTTCAAACCAAACTCACCTATCCTGAGCAGAAGCGGGTCTTTCGCACCATCCCTGGCCTGGAGCAAGCAGAGTTTGTTCGTCTGGGGTCCATCCATCGCAATACCTTTATCTGTGCTCCTGAGTTGTTGAATGCCTCTTTGCAGATGAAAAAACGGCCCGGTCTCTTTTTGGCTGGTCAGCTCTCCGGGGTTGAAGGCTATGTGGAGTCCACAGCCATGGGCCTGCTGGCGGGTATCAACGCAGCTCGTCTTCTGACGGGGAAACTGATGATTCCACCGCCTGCGTCCACCGCCCTTGGGGCCTTAATCCATCATCTTACAGAAACAGAACCCATGCATTTTCAGCCCTCCAATGTGAACTTCGGGCTTTTTCCTCCCTTGCAAAAGAAAATGCGTAAGCGGGATCGGGGACAATTCCGGGCAAAACAGGCTTTGCAGCTTTTGCAGGAATGGCAGCAGGAGTTGGAGATATGAGGAGGAGGGGGGCTTTTTTATCGGCGGAGTGTTGACACAACAGGCCTGTATCTATATCTACGGAATACGTTTTTTTAGGAGACAGGGGTGGATGATCCGACGATCCTTGTGATCGTCTTGCTTCCGTCCAATTCTGAGGGCGAATACACGATTCGCCCCTGGATATTTGGGCAATTCTTTACGCTTTTTTTGCCTCTTCGCAGATCTGGCGATAAGGGTTGATGGTCATGACTGGACAGCAGGCGTTTTTTACGACCTTGTCAGCTACGCTGCCAAACATGATGCGCTCAAGCCCTTTATAGCCATGGGTCCCCATGACGATCAGGTTGCAAGAAATTGTTTCAGAATAATTCAGGATTTCTTCACTGACGTCACCGGTCAGCACCTTACTGTAAACTGCAGTTGCGCCA is from Candidatus Electrothrix sp. GW3-4 and encodes:
- the trmFO gene encoding methylenetetrahydrofolate--tRNA-(uracil(54)-C(5))-methyltransferase (FADH(2)-oxidizing) TrmFO; this translates as MSKIQIIGGGLAGCEAAWQAAQRGCTVELYEMKPTRFSPAHESELLAELVCSNSLRSNAQDSAVGLLKEEMRRFDSLIMRAAEATAVPAGAALAVDRQEFAAFVSQVVEEHPQIRVIREEVTSLPEQGCPVILATGPLTSEAMTAALVELTGEQHLAFYDAIAPIVAADSLDMDIIYQKSRWDDEGPGDYLNCPMSEEQYQNFIALLGSAQTVPLKSFEKAKYFEGCLPIEVMCERGVETLRFGPMKPVGLDHPKTGAKAHAVVQLRAENRAKTMYNLVGFQTKLTYPEQKRVFRTIPGLEQAEFVRLGSIHRNTFICAPELLNASLQMKKRPGLFLAGQLSGVEGYVESTAMGLLAGINAARLLTGKLMIPPPASTALGALIHHLTETEPMHFQPSNVNFGLFPPLQKKMRKRDRGQFRAKQALQLLQEWQQELEI